A portion of the Hyalangium minutum genome contains these proteins:
- a CDS encoding alanyl-tRNA editing protein has protein sequence MSVVLDRTAFYPEAGGQMADRGLLGGYAVKDVQVDDAGVVHHVLELSEGKALPEVGAELAGQIDRARRRVHMALHTGQHMLSRALVDVAQANTISSRLGETLCTIDVDLEVLDEARVAEAEELVNSVIDDDVAIRSFFPTVEELAALPLRRAPKVTDNIRVVQIGEFDVSPCGGTHCTRSAQVGMIRVLGVERYKGKGRVSFSAGRRARTELWQEAGTLRGLSRAFTCGPGEVPVVIDKIRRDLTETREALGAVRAKLADQAAVELAAALEKSPERRVVAVLEGANPESLRAIAARLTSQPESVVLLAGRAPEGMPVLIARGSGSSFGCGAFLKRLAEAAGGRGGGRPEHAEGRLPPGTDFPGLVAQLLG, from the coding sequence TTGTCGGTTGTGCTCGATCGCACGGCCTTCTACCCGGAGGCTGGCGGTCAGATGGCGGATCGCGGGCTGCTCGGCGGCTACGCGGTGAAGGACGTGCAGGTGGATGACGCGGGGGTGGTCCACCACGTGCTGGAGCTGTCCGAGGGGAAGGCGCTGCCCGAGGTGGGCGCCGAGCTGGCGGGACAGATCGATCGGGCCCGCCGCCGCGTGCACATGGCGCTGCACACGGGCCAGCACATGCTCTCGCGGGCCCTGGTGGATGTGGCTCAGGCGAACACCATCTCCTCGCGCCTGGGCGAGACGCTCTGCACCATCGACGTGGATCTGGAAGTCCTTGACGAGGCGCGCGTCGCCGAGGCGGAGGAACTGGTCAACTCGGTGATCGATGACGACGTGGCGATCCGGTCCTTCTTCCCGACGGTCGAGGAGCTGGCGGCTCTGCCGCTGCGCCGGGCTCCCAAGGTGACGGACAACATCCGCGTGGTGCAGATCGGCGAGTTCGATGTGTCCCCTTGCGGAGGGACCCACTGCACGCGGTCGGCGCAGGTGGGGATGATCCGGGTGCTCGGTGTGGAGCGCTATAAAGGTAAGGGACGCGTGTCGTTCTCCGCCGGCCGCCGTGCGCGGACCGAGCTGTGGCAGGAGGCCGGGACGCTCCGGGGCCTGAGCCGCGCCTTCACGTGCGGCCCGGGCGAGGTGCCGGTGGTGATCGACAAGATCCGTCGCGATCTCACCGAGACGCGGGAGGCGCTGGGTGCGGTCCGGGCGAAACTGGCTGATCAGGCCGCCGTGGAGCTGGCCGCTGCATTGGAGAAGTCTCCGGAGCGCCGGGTGGTGGCGGTGCTCGAGGGCGCCAACCCCGAGTCGCTGCGCGCGATCGCCGCGAGGCTCACGTCCCAGCCAGAGTCCGTGGTGCTGCTCGCGGGCCGCGCGCCCGAGGGCATGCCAGTGCTGATCGCTCGAGGGAGTGGCTCCAGCTTCGGGTGTGGCGCCTTCCTCAAGCGTCTGGCCGAGGCTGCGGGAGGCCGAGGCGGTGGCCGTCCCGAGCATGCCGAGGGCCGCCTGCCCCCAGGCACGGACTTCCCAGGGCTCGTCGCCCAGCTTCTCGGATGA
- a CDS encoding alpha/beta fold hydrolase, producing the protein MQHAYADVNGIRMHYVTQGTGEPLLFLHGFPEYWGVWKGLMAEFSKDHRVIAPDLRGYNLTSRPTDVEAYRIENLVEDVRALVEHLGLRRLTVVCQDWGALLGWSFVLRHPELIRRFVTVNITHPALFNRDLRENPKQQEASQYMLGFRTPGFDQQISGNDFAFAKQAIFEDARQHGAALSAEDEAEWLQALKQPGAVDAGLNYYRAAQIGPPDGQGSPGGSNLMDGLSQEQWKVRFPVLVLWGEQDPYLLPSGLEGLDQLAPDLTIHKIPGATHWVTLQKPAEVIRHLRDFIARKG; encoded by the coding sequence ATGCAGCACGCCTACGCGGACGTCAACGGCATCCGTATGCACTATGTGACTCAGGGAACGGGTGAGCCCCTCCTGTTCCTCCACGGCTTCCCCGAGTACTGGGGCGTCTGGAAGGGCTTGATGGCGGAGTTCTCAAAGGACCACCGGGTCATCGCCCCAGACCTCCGGGGCTACAACCTCACCTCTCGCCCCACGGACGTCGAGGCGTACCGCATCGAGAACCTCGTAGAAGACGTGCGCGCGCTCGTGGAGCACCTGGGCCTGCGCAGGCTCACGGTGGTGTGCCAGGACTGGGGTGCGCTCCTGGGCTGGAGCTTCGTGCTTCGTCACCCGGAGCTCATCCGCCGCTTCGTCACGGTGAACATCACCCACCCCGCCCTCTTCAACCGCGATCTGCGCGAGAACCCCAAGCAGCAGGAGGCCAGCCAGTACATGCTGGGCTTCCGGACCCCGGGCTTCGACCAGCAGATCTCCGGCAATGACTTCGCCTTCGCGAAGCAGGCCATCTTCGAGGATGCCCGTCAGCACGGCGCCGCGCTCTCCGCCGAGGACGAGGCCGAGTGGCTCCAGGCCCTGAAGCAGCCCGGGGCCGTCGACGCCGGCCTCAACTACTACCGGGCTGCCCAGATCGGCCCTCCAGACGGACAAGGCTCTCCGGGTGGCAGCAACTTGATGGACGGGCTCTCCCAGGAGCAGTGGAAGGTCCGCTTCCCCGTGCTCGTGCTCTGGGGAGAGCAGGATCCCTACCTCTTGCCGAGCGGCCTCGAGGGACTCGATCAGCTCGCACCCGATCTCACGATCCACAAGATCCCGGGAGCAACACACTGGGTCACCCTGCAGAAGCCAGCCGAGGTCATCCGGCACCTGCGCGACTTCATCGCCCGGAAGGGCTGA
- a CDS encoding DUF2809 domain-containing protein, whose amino-acid sequence MRLPATLVAPADPARSRWRILPLLLLLPVLGLGSRSGAPWLPSFVAEYAGDTLWTMMVYVCLVFVWPRLSVAQAAGAALAISFAVEFSQLYRAPWIDALRAHRLGALVLGRGFLGSDLVCYTVGALVAAGAERLLAQQQSGE is encoded by the coding sequence ATGCGTCTCCCCGCTACCCTGGTGGCTCCTGCGGACCCAGCGCGCTCCCGGTGGCGGATCCTGCCGCTGCTGCTGCTGCTGCCCGTGCTGGGGCTGGGCTCGCGCTCGGGGGCTCCCTGGCTGCCCTCCTTCGTCGCGGAATACGCGGGGGACACGCTCTGGACGATGATGGTGTACGTGTGCCTCGTCTTTGTCTGGCCCCGCCTCTCGGTGGCCCAGGCGGCAGGGGCGGCGCTGGCGATCTCCTTCGCGGTCGAGTTCAGTCAGCTCTACCGTGCCCCCTGGATCGATGCGCTGCGCGCACATCGCCTGGGGGCACTGGTGCTCGGACGTGGTTTTCTGGGATCGGATCTGGTCTGTTACACCGTGGGCGCGCTGGTGGCGGCGGGAGCGGAGAGGTTGCTCGCCCAGCAACAGAGCGGGGAATGA
- a CDS encoding HD domain-containing protein, giving the protein MRTKASPPISHLSGKAALPLIEAYFEFNHLKQLYRQGWLRVGISPERCESVAEHSLGVALLCLFIADSWFPEADASKVVRIALLHDLGEARVGDITPHDGVNPTQKHALERQAVAQILGKLPRGAEYLALWEEYEQGASFEAKLVRQVDRLEMSLQACVYEHQGFGDLSQFFASAEKVMESPQLRAVLTELQALRPPRAAAP; this is encoded by the coding sequence ATGCGGACGAAAGCTTCGCCGCCCATTTCCCACCTGAGTGGCAAGGCGGCGCTCCCGCTGATCGAGGCTTACTTCGAGTTCAACCACCTGAAGCAGCTCTACCGTCAGGGCTGGCTCCGCGTGGGCATTTCTCCCGAGCGCTGCGAGAGCGTCGCCGAGCACTCCCTCGGCGTGGCCTTGCTGTGCCTCTTCATCGCCGACAGTTGGTTCCCCGAGGCGGATGCCTCCAAGGTCGTCCGGATCGCGCTGCTGCACGATCTGGGGGAGGCCCGTGTCGGTGACATCACTCCGCACGACGGCGTGAACCCCACCCAGAAGCACGCGCTGGAGCGTCAGGCCGTGGCGCAGATCCTCGGCAAGCTGCCGCGTGGCGCCGAGTACCTCGCGCTCTGGGAGGAGTACGAGCAGGGCGCCTCCTTCGAGGCGAAGCTGGTGCGCCAGGTGGATCGGCTCGAGATGTCGCTCCAGGCCTGCGTCTACGAGCACCAGGGTTTTGGGGACCTGTCGCAGTTCTTCGCCTCGGCCGAGAAGGTCATGGAGTCGCCTCAGCTCCGGGCCGTCCTGACGGAGCTTCAGGCTCTGCGGCCCCCTCGCGCTGCTGCTCCCTGA
- a CDS encoding MBL fold metallo-hydrolase, producing the protein MLTEVQAGPYTVRGISVAGVYTSLQVPELGVVLDAGVPLRSFATTDHLFLSHGHADHASALGSLLAIRGLVGKHSPAQVYLPAEIESAVREALEALGRLHRSEVAYETIPMLPGDTRKVDRDIWVRAFRTHHAGPSLGYQFLKRVTKLKPEHQGLPGEEIARLRREGTPGIFEEVERLEVAYATDTLARVLESAPSILESRVLILESTYLDPKRTVEETQERLHTHLDEIIDRADLFKNEALVLMHFSQLYGPQQVHDLIRQRVPEALRQRIQVFAPSTNAWFG; encoded by the coding sequence ATGCTGACCGAAGTGCAGGCAGGCCCTTACACCGTCCGAGGGATCTCGGTAGCGGGGGTCTACACATCACTGCAGGTGCCGGAGTTGGGCGTGGTGCTGGACGCAGGCGTCCCGCTGCGGAGCTTCGCCACGACGGATCATCTCTTCCTGAGTCACGGCCACGCGGACCATGCGAGCGCCCTGGGTTCGCTGCTCGCGATCCGAGGGCTGGTAGGCAAGCACTCGCCCGCCCAGGTGTACCTCCCTGCGGAGATCGAGTCAGCGGTCCGCGAGGCGCTCGAGGCCCTGGGCCGCCTGCACCGCTCAGAGGTCGCGTACGAGACCATTCCCATGCTGCCAGGGGACACTCGCAAGGTGGACCGGGACATCTGGGTGCGTGCCTTCCGGACCCACCATGCGGGCCCATCGCTCGGCTACCAGTTCCTCAAGCGCGTCACGAAGCTGAAGCCCGAGCACCAGGGGCTCCCAGGCGAGGAGATCGCCCGCCTCCGGCGTGAGGGCACCCCTGGGATCTTCGAGGAGGTCGAGCGGCTCGAGGTGGCCTACGCCACGGATACATTGGCGCGGGTACTGGAGTCCGCGCCGTCGATCCTGGAGAGCCGGGTGCTCATCCTGGAGAGCACGTACCTGGACCCGAAACGGACCGTGGAGGAGACGCAGGAGCGCCTTCACACGCACCTGGACGAGATCATCGACCGGGCGGACCTGTTCAAGAACGAAGCGCTCGTGCTGATGCACTTCAGCCAGCTCTACGGGCCGCAGCAGGTGCACGATCTCATCCGCCAGCGAGTCCCGGAGGCCTTGAGACAGCGCATCCAGGTGTTCGCCCCCAGCACCAACGCCTGGTTCGGGTGA
- a CDS encoding bifunctional metallophosphatase/5'-nucleotidase has product MTHSHSSSFSNARVRPSVFKLLGALVAGSVLTLSAGCSEDELTPAQAPTKVQLIAFNDFHGNLEPPTGSNGRIRVPTSDGKGADVNAGGGAYLAYHIDKLRQRNENTVVVSAGDLIGASPLVSGIFHDEPTIELMNLIGLDINGVGNHEFDDGRDELLRMQNGGCHANGCEASASFPGAKFKFLSANVIDTVSNKPLLDAYTIKEFGGQKIAFIGMTLEGTSTIVNLAGIVNLSFKDEADTVNALVPELKSQGVEAIVVLIHEGGAQVATGYYNECAGISGPIVALTERFDDAVDVVVSGHTHQAYNCTIDGKLVTSAASLGRLLTTIDLTLDPSTGDIVEKVANNNIVTRDNANTPADTLVKKYVKDATPLASRILGNTPVELKAPIRPLPAGMSGESILGNIVADGMLAATKDEAKGGAVIAFQNPGGIRADINAGDITFGEVFTVQPFANNLVTLTLTGAQIEKVLEQQWGANVSIMQVSEGFSYTWKESGPAGDKIDPASIMLNGTVIDPAASYRVTVNNFMASGGDGYLAFTEGTGLLTGPIDLDSLEAYLRVNNPLTVPSLGRITLVP; this is encoded by the coding sequence ATGACCCATTCCCACTCTTCCTCCTTCTCGAATGCGCGGGTGCGTCCCAGCGTCTTCAAGTTGCTCGGGGCCCTCGTTGCCGGCTCCGTGCTCACCCTCTCGGCTGGCTGCAGCGAAGATGAGCTGACGCCCGCGCAGGCGCCGACGAAGGTCCAGCTGATCGCCTTCAACGACTTCCACGGCAACCTGGAGCCCCCCACGGGGAGCAACGGCCGCATCCGGGTGCCGACCAGCGATGGGAAGGGCGCGGATGTGAACGCGGGCGGCGGCGCGTACCTCGCCTACCACATCGACAAGCTGCGCCAGCGCAACGAGAACACGGTGGTGGTGTCCGCGGGTGACCTGATCGGCGCCTCGCCGCTGGTGTCGGGCATCTTCCACGACGAGCCCACCATCGAGCTGATGAACCTGATCGGCCTGGACATCAACGGCGTGGGCAACCACGAGTTCGATGACGGCCGCGACGAGCTGCTGCGCATGCAGAACGGCGGTTGCCACGCCAACGGCTGCGAGGCCAGCGCCTCGTTCCCGGGCGCGAAGTTCAAGTTCCTGTCGGCCAACGTGATCGACACGGTCTCCAACAAGCCCCTGCTGGACGCCTACACCATCAAGGAGTTCGGCGGCCAGAAGATCGCCTTCATCGGCATGACGCTGGAGGGCACCTCGACCATCGTGAACCTGGCCGGCATCGTGAACCTCTCCTTCAAGGACGAGGCGGACACGGTCAACGCGCTGGTCCCCGAGCTGAAGAGTCAGGGCGTGGAGGCCATCGTGGTGCTCATCCACGAGGGCGGTGCGCAGGTGGCCACGGGCTACTACAATGAGTGCGCCGGCATCTCCGGTCCCATCGTGGCGCTGACCGAGCGGTTCGATGACGCGGTGGACGTGGTCGTCTCCGGCCACACCCACCAGGCGTACAACTGCACCATCGACGGCAAGCTCGTCACCAGCGCGGCCAGCCTCGGGCGCCTGCTCACCACCATTGATCTGACGCTGGATCCCTCCACGGGCGACATCGTGGAGAAGGTGGCCAACAACAACATCGTCACCCGCGACAACGCGAACACCCCGGCCGATACGCTGGTGAAGAAATACGTCAAAGACGCCACGCCCCTGGCCAGCCGCATCCTCGGCAACACGCCGGTGGAGCTGAAGGCCCCCATCCGGCCGCTGCCGGCGGGTATGTCGGGTGAGTCCATCCTGGGCAACATCGTTGCGGACGGGATGCTCGCGGCCACCAAGGACGAGGCCAAGGGCGGCGCCGTGATCGCGTTCCAGAACCCGGGCGGCATCCGCGCGGACATCAACGCCGGGGACATCACCTTCGGCGAGGTCTTCACCGTTCAGCCCTTCGCCAACAACCTGGTGACGCTCACCCTGACGGGTGCCCAGATCGAGAAGGTGCTGGAGCAGCAGTGGGGCGCCAACGTCTCCATCATGCAGGTGTCCGAGGGTTTCTCCTACACCTGGAAGGAGTCGGGGCCGGCGGGGGACAAGATCGATCCGGCGAGCATCATGCTCAACGGGACGGTGATTGACCCGGCGGCGAGCTACCGCGTGACGGTGAACAACTTCATGGCCAGCGGTGGTGACGGCTACCTGGCGTTCACCGAGGGCACGGGTCTGCTTACGGGTCCGATCGATCTCGACTCGCTCGAGGCCTACCTGCGGGTGAACAACCCGCTGACGGTCCCCTCGCTGGGCCGCATCACGCTCGTGCCGTAA
- a CDS encoding amidase produces MHLREYVTFDGLGLAELVRRREVKPEELVQVALSAIEAVNPSLNAVIGLVEAETRATLAKPLPEGPFTGVPFLMKDLVLHMAGVPTDMGSRLFQGMVAPHDTTLMARYRRAGLIPLGRTNAPELGFNASTEPVLHGPTRNPWNPEYSTGGSSGGSAAAVSAGMVPVAYANDGAGSIRIPASLCGLFGLKPTRGRTPSGPDVAEGLNGLGVEHVLSRSVRDSAALLDATLGPDVGDRYSITPPERPYLEEVAREPGRLRIAVTWDTGAQVAVSPECVAAVEATAKLCRELGHEVIEAKPSYRPQAMWTSLAALWSSGTAALVDGMSAMMGRTPGPDVLEASIWATVLKGRELTAVELQRAFAIMNHLSREVGRFFLQYDVLLTPTLPYAPYRLGVLNANAPTTADEWMQHAFGYCAFTALYNLTGQPAMNVPLHWSAEGLPVGVQFVSRFEDEATLFRLAGQLERARPWAKRTPPIHAASARGAA; encoded by the coding sequence ATGCATCTTCGTGAGTATGTGACCTTCGATGGGCTCGGCCTGGCGGAGCTCGTCCGGCGTCGAGAGGTGAAGCCAGAGGAACTCGTCCAGGTGGCGCTGTCGGCCATCGAGGCGGTGAATCCTTCCCTCAACGCCGTCATTGGCCTGGTGGAGGCCGAGACTCGGGCCACGCTGGCCAAGCCGCTGCCCGAGGGCCCCTTCACCGGTGTTCCCTTCCTGATGAAGGATCTGGTGTTGCACATGGCCGGGGTCCCCACGGACATGGGGAGCCGGCTCTTCCAGGGGATGGTGGCGCCTCACGACACCACGCTCATGGCGCGCTACCGGCGCGCGGGCCTCATCCCGCTGGGAAGGACCAACGCGCCCGAGCTGGGCTTCAACGCCAGCACCGAGCCCGTACTGCACGGCCCCACGCGCAACCCGTGGAACCCGGAGTACAGCACGGGAGGTTCCAGCGGCGGCTCGGCGGCGGCGGTGAGCGCGGGCATGGTGCCCGTGGCCTATGCGAACGATGGTGCGGGCTCCATCCGCATCCCCGCCTCGCTGTGTGGCCTGTTCGGCCTGAAGCCCACGCGCGGCCGGACGCCGTCAGGGCCGGATGTGGCCGAGGGCCTGAACGGGCTGGGCGTGGAGCATGTGCTGTCGCGCTCGGTCCGCGACAGCGCGGCCCTGTTGGATGCCACGCTGGGGCCGGACGTGGGCGACCGGTACTCGATCACGCCTCCGGAGCGGCCGTATCTGGAGGAGGTGGCACGTGAGCCTGGGCGCCTGCGCATTGCCGTCACTTGGGATACGGGCGCTCAGGTTGCCGTGAGCCCCGAGTGCGTGGCCGCGGTGGAGGCCACCGCGAAGCTGTGCCGCGAGCTGGGGCATGAGGTGATCGAGGCGAAGCCCTCGTATCGCCCTCAGGCGATGTGGACCTCGCTGGCGGCGCTCTGGAGCTCGGGGACAGCGGCGTTGGTGGATGGGATGTCGGCGATGATGGGCCGCACGCCAGGGCCGGATGTGCTGGAGGCCTCGATCTGGGCCACCGTGCTGAAGGGCCGGGAGCTCACGGCGGTGGAGCTGCAGCGGGCCTTCGCGATCATGAACCACCTCTCGCGCGAGGTGGGCCGCTTCTTCCTGCAGTATGACGTGCTGCTCACGCCCACGCTGCCCTATGCGCCGTACCGGCTGGGGGTGCTGAACGCGAACGCGCCGACGACGGCGGACGAGTGGATGCAGCACGCCTTCGGCTACTGCGCGTTCACGGCCCTGTACAACCTCACCGGCCAGCCTGCCATGAACGTGCCGCTCCACTGGAGCGCCGAGGGCCTTCCCGTGGGCGTCCAGTTCGTGAGCCGCTTCGAGGATGAGGCGACGCTGTTCCGCCTGGCCGGGCAGTTGGAGCGGGCTCGGCCCTGGGCGAAGCGGACTCCGCCCATTCATGCCGCGAGCGCTCGCGGGGCCGCCTGA